The Equus quagga isolate Etosha38 chromosome 2, UCLA_HA_Equagga_1.0, whole genome shotgun sequence genome has a window encoding:
- the NR2F2 gene encoding COUP transcription factor 2, with amino-acid sequence MAMVVSTWRDPQDEVPGSQGSQASQAPPVPGPPPGAPHTPQTPGQGGPASTPAQTAAGGQGGPGGPGGDKQQQQQHIECVVCGDKSSGKHYGQFTCEGCKSFFKRSVRRNLSYTCRANRNCPIDQHHRNQCQYCRLKKCLKVGMRREAVQRGRMPPTQPTHGQFALTNGDPLNCHSYLSGYISLLLRAEPYPTSRFGSQCMQPNNIMGIENICELAARMLFSAVEWARNIPFFPDLQITDQVALLRLTWSELFVLNAAQCSMPLHVAPLLAAAGLHASPMSADRVVAFMDHIRIFQEQVEKLKALHVDSAEYSCLKAIVLFTSDACGLSDVAHVESLQEKSQCALEEYVRSQYPNQPTRFGKLLLRLPSLRTVSSSVIEQLFFVRLVGKTPIETLIRDMLLSGSSFNWPYMAIQ; translated from the exons ATGGCAATGGTAGTCAGCACGTGGCGCGACCCCCAGGACGAGGTGCCCGGCTCGCAGGGCAGCCAGGCCTCGCAGGCGCCGCCCGTGCCCGGCCCGCCGCCCGGCGCCCCGCACACGCCACAGACGCCCGGCCAAGGGGGCCCGGCCAGCACGCCGGCCCAGACGGCGGCCGGCGGCCAGGGCGGCCCTGGCGGCCCGGGCGGCgacaagcagcagcagcagcagcacatcGAGTGCGTGGTGTGCGGGGACAAGTCGAGCGGCAAGCACTACGGCCAGTTCACGTGCGAGGGCTGCAAGAGCTTCTTCAAGCGCAGTGTGCGGAGGAACCTGAGCTACACGTGCCGCGCCAACCGGAACTGTCCCATCGACCAGCACCACCGCAACCAGTGCCAGTACTGCCGCCTCAAAAAGTGCCTCAAAGTGGGCATGAGACGGGAAG CGGTGCAGAGGGGCAGGATGCCGCCCACCCAGCCGACCCACGGGCAGTTTGCGCTGACCAACGGGGACCCCCTCAACTGCCACTCGTACCTGTCCGGATATATTTCTCTGCTGCTGCGCGCCGAGCCCTATCCCACGTCGCGCTTCGGCAGCCAGTGCATGCAGCCCAACAACATCATGGGCATCGAGAACATTTGCGAACTGGCCGCGCGGATGCTCTTCAGCGCCGTCGAGTGGGCCCGGAACATCCCCTTCTTCCCTGACCTGCAGATCACCGACCAGGTGGCCCTGCTTCGCCTCACCTGGAGCGAGCTGTTCGTGCTGAACGCGGCCCAGTGCTCCATGCCCCTCCACGTCGCCCCGCTCCTGGCCGCCGCCGGCCTACATGCCTCGCCCATGTCCGCCGACCGGGTGGTCGCCTTTATGGACCACATACGGATCTTCCAAGAGCAAGTGGAGAAGCTCAAAGCGCTGCACGTCGACTCCGCCGAGTACAGCTGCCTCAAGGCCATAGTCCTGTTCACCTCAG ATGCCTGTGGTCTCTCTGATGTAGCCCATGTGGAAAGCTTGCAGGAAAAGTCCCAGTGTGCTTTGGAAGAATACGTTAGGAGTCAGTACCCGAACCAACCAACGCGATTCGGAAAGCTTTTGCTTCGCCTCCCTTCCCTCCGCACGGTCTCCTCCTCAGTCATAGAGCAATTGTTTTTCGTCCGTTTGGTAGGTAAAACCCCCATCGAAACCCTCATCCGGGATATGTTACTGTCCGGCAGCAGTTTTAACTGGCCGTATATGgcaattcaataa